The following coding sequences lie in one Pontibacter sp. G13 genomic window:
- a CDS encoding S1-like domain-containing RNA-binding protein, with translation MIRLGHLNELTYLRRSPHGIYLVDEEETEVLLPNKYVPEDLEPGEALEVFVYRDHEERPVATTLTPYLIRGGFAHLQVKQTTDFGAFLDWGIEKDLLVPLSEQQERMQAGTWHVVHLYLDSVTQRLVGSSKIHKFLQKEPITVEAGQEVDLLIWKETELGFHAIVNQLHRGHLFSNEIFQPVRVGDQLKGYVKQVREDLKIDLSLQQTGYEATLEPNSEKLLFALRANNGMLMLTDKSSPESIKKELGMSKKAFKKAVGYLYKLRRITIEEAGIFLVQSSKG, from the coding sequence ATGATTCGGCTAGGCCACTTAAACGAACTTACCTACCTCCGTCGCTCTCCCCATGGCATTTACTTGGTGGACGAGGAAGAGACAGAGGTATTGCTTCCCAACAAATACGTCCCAGAAGATCTCGAACCTGGAGAGGCTTTGGAGGTATTTGTCTATCGCGATCATGAGGAACGTCCTGTGGCCACCACCCTCACTCCCTATTTGATCCGGGGAGGATTTGCCCATCTCCAAGTCAAGCAAACTACCGATTTCGGCGCCTTTTTGGATTGGGGAATCGAGAAGGATCTGCTTGTGCCCCTTTCTGAACAGCAGGAGCGGATGCAAGCAGGCACTTGGCATGTGGTGCATCTGTATCTGGATTCCGTGACCCAGCGGCTCGTGGGCTCTTCCAAGATTCATAAGTTTTTGCAAAAAGAGCCTATCACCGTGGAGGCAGGCCAAGAAGTGGATTTGCTGATCTGGAAGGAGACGGAATTGGGATTTCACGCGATTGTCAACCAGCTCCATCGAGGGCATTTGTTTAGCAATGAAATCTTCCAACCGGTACGTGTCGGGGATCAATTGAAAGGGTACGTCAAGCAAGTCCGGGAAGACTTGAAGATTGACCTGAGCTTGCAGCAAACTGGCTACGAAGCGACATTGGAGCCCAATTCTGAGAAATTGCTGTTCGCCCTCCGTGCCAATAACGGTATGCTCATGCTGACCGACAAAAGCAGCCCCGAATCCATCAAAAAGGAATTGGGAATGAGCAAGAAGGCTTTCAAAAAGGCAGTGGGGTATCTGTACAAACTCCGGAGAATCACCATCGAGGAGGCAGGTATATTCCTCGTTCAAAGCTCCAAAGGCTAG
- a CDS encoding MarR family transcriptional regulator: MRLREAIQQKRFPSAQFEAAANVVYTGNWLVDQSMAIFKQHDMNEQHYNILRILRGSHPKTLSPSEIRNVMLNKRGDMTRLVDKLVKRGWVERSPCADNRRKVNLEITKAGLQMVEQLEVPLQSLNTIYERLTPEEAATLSQLLDKLKIEPKHSDSV, encoded by the coding sequence ATGCGGCTTCGAGAAGCCATTCAGCAAAAGCGATTTCCCAGTGCACAGTTCGAGGCGGCAGCGAATGTCGTCTATACCGGAAACTGGCTTGTGGATCAGTCCATGGCGATTTTCAAGCAGCATGATATGAATGAGCAGCATTACAATATTCTGCGAATTCTACGTGGTAGCCATCCGAAAACCCTCAGTCCATCAGAAATCCGGAATGTGATGCTGAACAAACGAGGGGATATGACTCGACTGGTAGATAAATTGGTCAAGCGTGGTTGGGTGGAACGGTCTCCATGTGCGGACAATCGCCGAAAGGTGAATTTGGAAATCACCAAGGCTGGCCTTCAAATGGTGGAACAGTTGGAAGTTCCTTTGCAATCATTGAATACGATATATGAGCGGCTGACGCCAGAAGAAGCCGCTACGCTCAGTCAATTGTTAGACAAGCTCAAGATCGAACCAAAGCATTCGGATTCGGTGTAA
- a CDS encoding lectin-like domain-containing protein, which produces MHDLSQSTWRILGTILLLFGLGISSLIAQPTGFAQENYATGFANAIGLTFDTNGKMYVWEKGGRIWIVDNGVKSSQPLLDISEEVGNWRDFGLMSVALDPNFLSNGYIYLLYTVDRHHLMNFGTPSYSATTNEYYAATIGRVTRYTATAASGFTQVDYASRKILIGEDKKTGIPSLHESHGIGSLVFGTDGTLLVTAGDGASYSTVDEGSVGHTYYSDALSDTIIQSFENVGAYRCQQDSSLNGKLLRIDPATGDGVPSNPMYDAGNPRSPQSRTWAKGLRNPCRATLRPNTGSHYEAAGDPGVLYIGDVGWGNREELNVCDAPSLNFGWPKYEGMTNQPGYNNAAYEPPVHELPKVDWRNGTARGVISGTIYNVGTLQFPGNNFGGNCSMGGTWYTGTDFPVEYQDKYYHLDYGGKWIKIFDMDNNNDPIEVIDFWTNTGAITYLGTNPVSGSLYYVNNGGTVYRIYYSGTGDQKPTAIATGAPQFGVSPLTVNFAGGQSSDPEGLPLTYAWDFGDGNGSTVANPSHVFTASGSGPEAFTVTLTVTDQGGQTDQTTLIISLNNTPPVINSVSLDTVDIFPMSNQITLPLEAAVTDAEHSGSDLTYAWQTALYHDNHNHPEPIDNNENTSAVLSPVGCDGVLYFYRIELTVTDAAGLSDTYYRDIYPDCGGPIAQNDTGTFEFGSNVVVDILGNDQNGAANIDPSTVNILKQPLYGTLAINNGTGAVTYTHNGVNTEHDLFLYEVEDLAGNTSGVAEARLELGGDPAISISEPTEGDVIFGTSVDVSFESAGELLGNESVRLEVDGGSADTVLYVNGSYTFTGLPYGNHQVIAGLLDASDIPLANDQARDTVNFVTSERPEPGNVGQNLTLWYRADKGVVQNLDGVTTWEDQSLNEFDVLQGTAGNQPGYDADGLNYNPVVTFDGNDYLNLDNVLGGDLFDPQEATIFVAQEAAGVVSFSFGDGGSDNKVVVENCGARMDFASTVLAGSNAGLCDVAHIHTGRADNGDFEVIIDGVQLTNGTFTKSINPALTNNLEIGAHNGNYFVTGKIAEVIVYRKALTDAAVDSVLTYLSIKYGMGIDVASHLYYSQAGFPEALAGIGRDMFFQDLEQPMSRSSLPTDPLIIGNPTDLQDGDYKVWGHDGGTTDLIYTDVPAGTNARLERIWAFENTGTPGNVDVMFDLNSIALPVSDPSNIFLLVDLVDDNMADATVVSPASLVDGVVTFVGQNLPTGAKISLAIDIPCLPHCDDFTIGGDATVSDLGCYQLTPATGNQSGVMWFDSLANLSEDFRIEVEMYLGDNDAGADGIAFSFHNDPEGIGFVGGAGGGFGLGGLVPSLNVEFDTYKNGVEMTADHISIFQDGGQANVLTAAVQASATNANIEDGAFHTVIIDWDEATTTLEVYFDGSLRATYTGDIVTDIFGGTEKVVFGFSAATGGAVNVQTVCLTDLQGKFHSPDEPCVDCDAADFVNNGSSQHAATTCLRLTQAGVNNDVGATWHQERANLSSPFQIEFNMSMSDDDAGADGMTFSFHQDPEGTAAMGSYGLPMGVNGVSPSFSVEFDNYNNGAAGNSVDLADDHLTFFYNGNQADTLRTPVCIDPACANVEDGTDRLIMIDWNPTTEILQVYVDGNLRMSIDTALVDDFFGGDPLVYFGFTAATGGQTCTHMVCIESLTFTAAATLPIELLSFDAEVVNGQVALDWATASEENNHFFTVERSEDGESFQDVAKVQGAGTTNSISTYETVDTDPLIGRSFYRLRQTDLDGRSALSNMVEVFVDPTSGAFSLNAFPNPSDGMMTLSYRLPSSKPAELMIFNAQGQMVKRMDLGSQEGLHAVDLDLTYLAKGVYMFRMVQDGESLTQSVILQQVR; this is translated from the coding sequence ATGCACGATTTATCCCAATCCACTTGGAGAATATTGGGAACCATCCTACTGTTATTCGGTCTGGGAATCAGCTCCCTGATCGCACAACCCACAGGATTTGCCCAAGAAAATTACGCCACGGGATTCGCCAATGCCATCGGCCTGACCTTTGATACCAACGGCAAAATGTACGTCTGGGAAAAAGGGGGAAGGATTTGGATTGTCGATAACGGCGTGAAATCCTCCCAGCCATTGCTCGATATTTCCGAAGAAGTCGGAAACTGGCGAGACTTTGGACTTATGAGTGTCGCATTGGACCCGAATTTCCTGTCCAATGGATATATCTATCTGTTGTACACGGTGGATCGACATCACTTGATGAACTTCGGGACTCCGAGTTATTCGGCGACTACGAATGAGTATTATGCGGCGACGATCGGCCGTGTCACGCGATACACCGCAACCGCCGCTTCAGGATTTACGCAGGTGGATTACGCCTCCCGAAAGATCTTGATCGGAGAAGATAAAAAGACCGGTATTCCCAGCCTTCACGAATCCCATGGGATTGGTTCTTTGGTGTTCGGAACGGATGGGACGTTGTTGGTGACCGCCGGAGATGGCGCTTCCTATAGCACTGTAGATGAGGGATCAGTAGGTCACACCTATTATTCAGATGCTCTCAGCGACACCATCATCCAATCCTTTGAGAATGTGGGAGCATATCGCTGCCAGCAGGATAGTTCTCTGAATGGAAAACTCCTCCGCATCGATCCTGCTACGGGAGATGGAGTTCCCTCCAACCCCATGTACGATGCAGGCAACCCCAGAAGTCCCCAATCTCGGACTTGGGCCAAAGGACTTCGGAATCCTTGTCGGGCAACTTTGCGACCCAATACAGGCAGTCACTATGAGGCTGCAGGTGATCCCGGCGTACTGTATATCGGTGATGTGGGATGGGGAAATCGGGAAGAATTGAACGTTTGCGATGCACCGAGCCTCAATTTTGGTTGGCCTAAGTACGAGGGGATGACCAACCAACCCGGCTACAACAATGCTGCATACGAGCCACCCGTACACGAATTGCCCAAAGTCGATTGGCGAAATGGAACTGCCAGAGGGGTGATCAGCGGTACGATCTACAATGTCGGCACCCTGCAATTCCCCGGCAACAACTTTGGCGGAAACTGCTCGATGGGAGGAACTTGGTATACGGGTACGGATTTTCCGGTGGAATATCAGGACAAGTACTATCACTTGGACTATGGCGGAAAGTGGATCAAGATCTTCGACATGGACAACAACAATGATCCCATCGAAGTGATCGACTTCTGGACCAATACCGGAGCAATCACCTACCTCGGGACAAATCCTGTTTCCGGGTCGCTATACTATGTAAATAATGGCGGAACCGTTTATCGCATTTACTACAGCGGCACCGGCGACCAAAAGCCTACCGCGATTGCGACAGGAGCGCCTCAGTTTGGGGTAAGTCCTCTGACTGTGAATTTTGCTGGCGGACAATCTTCTGATCCGGAAGGTCTCCCACTGACCTACGCATGGGATTTTGGGGATGGAAATGGCAGCACAGTCGCCAATCCTAGCCATGTATTTACCGCATCAGGTTCCGGACCAGAAGCGTTTACCGTGACTTTGACCGTGACAGATCAAGGCGGACAAACCGATCAGACTACCCTGATTATTTCCCTAAATAACACTCCGCCTGTCATCAATTCTGTGAGTCTGGATACTGTGGATATTTTCCCTATGAGCAACCAGATCACCTTGCCATTGGAGGCCGCCGTTACGGATGCAGAGCACAGTGGATCTGACTTGACCTACGCTTGGCAGACAGCCCTGTATCACGACAACCACAATCACCCAGAGCCCATTGACAACAACGAGAACACCTCTGCCGTGCTTTCTCCCGTGGGTTGCGATGGCGTCCTGTATTTCTATCGCATCGAACTTACTGTGACGGATGCTGCGGGATTGTCTGATACCTACTATCGCGACATCTATCCGGATTGTGGCGGCCCGATCGCACAAAATGACACCGGAACCTTTGAATTCGGCTCCAATGTGGTCGTCGATATTTTGGGGAATGACCAAAACGGTGCTGCGAATATCGACCCATCCACAGTCAATATCCTCAAGCAACCCCTCTACGGTACGCTGGCGATCAACAATGGCACGGGAGCCGTCACCTACACGCACAATGGGGTGAACACAGAACACGATCTTTTCTTGTATGAAGTAGAAGACCTCGCAGGGAATACCTCTGGAGTTGCCGAGGCGCGTCTGGAATTAGGCGGCGATCCTGCAATCAGCATTTCAGAACCTACAGAGGGAGACGTGATTTTTGGTACAAGCGTGGACGTTTCCTTCGAATCTGCAGGGGAGTTGCTGGGCAATGAATCCGTGCGGCTAGAAGTCGATGGAGGATCTGCCGATACGGTCCTGTATGTAAATGGCTCCTATACATTCACCGGGCTGCCGTATGGAAATCACCAAGTGATCGCTGGGTTGCTGGATGCCAGTGATATTCCGCTGGCGAATGACCAAGCACGTGATACGGTCAATTTCGTTACCTCCGAGCGACCAGAGCCGGGCAATGTTGGGCAAAACTTGACGCTCTGGTATCGTGCGGATAAGGGGGTGGTGCAGAACTTGGATGGCGTGACCACTTGGGAAGACCAAAGCCTAAATGAATTCGATGTACTGCAAGGAACTGCCGGGAATCAGCCCGGATATGATGCTGACGGCCTGAACTACAATCCCGTAGTGACTTTTGACGGCAATGATTACCTCAATCTGGACAATGTTCTGGGCGGGGATCTGTTCGATCCGCAAGAGGCGACCATCTTTGTGGCTCAAGAAGCAGCAGGTGTGGTTTCCTTCAGCTTTGGTGATGGAGGATCTGACAACAAGGTGGTGGTCGAAAACTGTGGCGCTCGGATGGATTTTGCTTCCACAGTCTTGGCGGGTTCCAATGCGGGACTTTGCGACGTGGCACACATTCATACAGGACGCGCAGACAACGGGGATTTTGAAGTCATCATCGACGGCGTGCAACTCACCAATGGAACCTTCACCAAATCCATCAATCCTGCGCTTACCAATAACCTCGAAATCGGAGCCCATAACGGCAACTATTTCGTCACCGGGAAAATCGCCGAGGTGATCGTCTATCGAAAGGCGTTGACAGATGCGGCGGTGGATTCAGTCCTGACCTATCTCTCCATCAAGTATGGAATGGGAATCGACGTGGCGAGTCACTTGTACTACAGCCAAGCAGGATTCCCTGAAGCATTGGCAGGAATTGGCCGAGATATGTTCTTTCAAGATCTAGAGCAGCCGATGAGTCGAAGCTCGCTGCCTACCGATCCATTGATCATCGGAAATCCAACCGATCTCCAGGATGGTGATTACAAGGTTTGGGGACACGACGGAGGAACCACGGATTTGATCTACACAGATGTGCCCGCAGGTACCAATGCTCGGCTAGAACGGATTTGGGCCTTCGAGAATACAGGAACCCCCGGCAATGTCGATGTGATGTTTGACCTGAACTCGATCGCCCTCCCAGTATCCGATCCTTCCAATATTTTCTTGTTGGTCGATTTGGTGGATGACAACATGGCGGATGCAACCGTAGTATCCCCAGCCTCTTTGGTGGATGGCGTGGTGACCTTTGTCGGTCAGAATCTCCCTACTGGAGCGAAAATCAGTTTGGCGATTGATATTCCGTGTCTTCCACATTGCGACGATTTCACCATTGGCGGCGACGCCACGGTATCCGATCTTGGATGCTACCAATTGACCCCGGCAACAGGCAATCAATCTGGGGTAATGTGGTTTGATTCACTGGCGAATTTGTCCGAAGACTTCCGGATCGAAGTGGAAATGTACTTGGGAGACAATGATGCTGGTGCGGATGGAATTGCATTTTCCTTCCACAACGATCCTGAGGGCATCGGGTTTGTAGGAGGAGCAGGGGGTGGATTTGGCTTGGGAGGGTTGGTTCCTTCCCTGAATGTCGAGTTTGATACCTACAAAAATGGCGTTGAAATGACTGCCGACCATATCTCGATTTTCCAAGATGGTGGCCAAGCCAATGTGCTGACTGCGGCAGTACAGGCATCTGCGACCAATGCCAATATCGAAGATGGAGCTTTCCACACGGTCATCATTGATTGGGACGAGGCCACCACCACGTTGGAAGTGTATTTCGATGGGAGCTTGCGTGCTACCTATACCGGAGACATCGTGACTGATATTTTCGGAGGAACAGAGAAAGTCGTCTTCGGATTCTCAGCGGCTACAGGAGGAGCAGTGAATGTACAGACCGTATGTCTGACTGATCTTCAAGGGAAATTTCATAGCCCGGATGAGCCGTGTGTTGACTGCGATGCTGCTGATTTTGTCAATAATGGCTCCTCTCAGCATGCTGCAACAACCTGCTTGCGCCTGACTCAGGCTGGAGTGAACAACGATGTTGGGGCAACTTGGCATCAGGAAAGAGCAAATTTGAGTTCGCCCTTCCAGATCGAATTCAATATGAGCATGTCCGATGATGATGCCGGAGCAGATGGAATGACCTTCTCCTTCCACCAAGACCCAGAAGGCACGGCTGCAATGGGTTCTTATGGCCTTCCGATGGGAGTCAATGGAGTCTCGCCTTCCTTCTCGGTAGAGTTTGACAATTACAACAATGGCGCCGCTGGGAACTCGGTGGATTTGGCGGATGATCACTTGACATTTTTCTACAACGGCAATCAGGCTGATACCCTCCGGACCCCGGTATGTATCGATCCGGCTTGTGCCAATGTCGAGGATGGCACGGATCGGTTGATTATGATCGATTGGAACCCAACCACGGAAATATTACAAGTTTATGTGGATGGCAATCTGCGAATGTCGATTGACACGGCCTTGGTAGATGATTTCTTCGGCGGAGATCCTTTGGTGTACTTCGGCTTTACGGCCGCGACAGGCGGGCAAACCTGTACGCACATGGTGTGCATTGAGTCTCTGACCTTCACGGCTGCTGCGACGCTGCCCATTGAGCTCCTATCGTTTGATGCTGAGGTAGTCAATGGGCAAGTAGCACTTGATTGGGCGACCGCAAGCGAGGAGAATAACCATTTCTTCACGGTCGAACGTTCGGAAGATGGCGAGTCCTTCCAAGATGTGGCCAAGGTTCAAGGTGCAGGAACCACCAACAGCATTTCCACCTATGAGACGGTAGATACAGATCCTCTGATCGGGCGTTCCTTCTATCGATTGCGCCAAACGGATCTGGATGGCCGATCCGCCCTTTCCAATATGGTGGAGGTATTTGTAGATCCGACTTCAGGCGCGTTTTCGCTCAATGCATTCCCCAATCCATCGGACGGGATGATGACCTTGAGTTACCGCCTTCCAAGTTCCAAGCCCGCAGAATTGATGATCTTCAATGCCCAGGGACAGATGGTCAAACGGATGGACTTGGGAAGTCAAGAAGGCTTGCATGCCGTGGATCTCGATTTGACATATTTGGCCAAGGGGGTCTATATGTTCAGAATGGTTCAAGATGGAGAATCCCTGACTCAGTCGGTCATCCTCCAGCAAGTGCGATAA
- a CDS encoding lysozyme inhibitor LprI family protein has protein sequence MVYRLFIVCCWIGFTCSAWAQEAFLEAHPIDIELDLCLEADSNFTTNAMISCLNTAYMAWDNDLNEHYQLIMDQLSTELQDHLRNSQRSWMAYRDREVEFMMEMYGSFQGTMWKLSIMDRKLEITRKRALELHDYLDVLTFQR, from the coding sequence ATGGTTTACCGACTATTCATTGTTTGCTGCTGGATCGGCTTCACTTGTTCCGCATGGGCGCAGGAGGCATTTCTGGAAGCCCATCCGATCGACATAGAATTGGACCTCTGCCTCGAAGCGGACTCCAATTTCACCACCAATGCCATGATCAGTTGTCTGAACACTGCTTACATGGCATGGGACAACGATCTCAATGAACACTACCAACTGATCATGGATCAGCTCTCCACCGAGCTACAGGATCATTTGCGGAATTCGCAGCGATCGTGGATGGCATACCGAGACCGTGAGGTAGAGTTTATGATGGAGATGTACGGATCTTTTCAGGGGACCATGTGGAAGCTTTCGATCATGGACCGAAAACTCGAAATCACCCGAAAACGTGCGCTTGAACTACATGACTACCTGGATGTTCTCACCTTTCAGCGATAG
- a CDS encoding glycosyltransferase family 2 protein codes for MMYDLDLVVPMFRPQAGWNQIMAQRLEAFLSHLPEVKVQLILVNDGTPSYVSPDDFACLEALCAVRYESYPENQGKGYAVRHGATCSTAPFMMFTDVDFPYEAEDMAMMYQYLVDNEPDVIVGTRANTYYEVAPTFRTWVSKSLKGMIKLLMRLPISDSQGGLKAFSPYGRAVLVNTTVNRYLFDLELVKMAAHQANLQLDTLPVHLRKEIEFTSLSPALLLREGLNFLQVMFKPVKPIHKPEWVKTAKVASGSPTPENR; via the coding sequence ATGATGTACGATCTGGATTTGGTAGTGCCGATGTTTCGCCCACAGGCGGGATGGAATCAGATAATGGCCCAGCGTTTGGAAGCGTTTTTGAGCCATTTGCCTGAGGTGAAGGTGCAGTTGATTCTCGTCAATGACGGCACACCATCGTATGTCTCTCCCGACGATTTTGCCTGTCTGGAAGCCCTGTGTGCGGTTCGCTACGAATCTTATCCTGAGAATCAAGGGAAAGGCTATGCGGTCCGTCATGGTGCAACTTGCTCCACAGCTCCCTTCATGATGTTCACGGATGTGGACTTCCCCTACGAAGCAGAGGACATGGCGATGATGTACCAGTACCTTGTGGACAATGAGCCAGATGTGATTGTCGGAACCCGCGCCAACACCTATTACGAGGTAGCTCCTACATTTCGGACTTGGGTCTCAAAAAGCCTCAAGGGTATGATCAAGCTGCTGATGCGTCTGCCCATCTCCGATTCACAGGGAGGACTCAAGGCATTCAGTCCCTACGGGCGTGCCGTATTGGTCAACACCACGGTCAATCGCTATCTGTTCGATCTTGAATTGGTGAAAATGGCTGCCCATCAAGCCAACCTTCAACTGGACACGCTTCCGGTTCATCTGAGAAAGGAAATTGAGTTCACCAGCCTCTCCCCTGCCCTGCTCCTCCGCGAAGGCCTGAATTTCCTCCAAGTCATGTTCAAGCCCGTCAAGCCTATCCACAAGCCAGAATGGGTCAAAACCGCCAAAGTCGCCTCAGGATCTCCAACTCCCGAAAACAGATAA
- a CDS encoding glutamate--tRNA ligase family protein has product MNKSKIDIRLESPHVRLAPTPSGFLHEGNLFNFLLNWLWARAHGGTVRLRIDDLDRTRVRPKYIEDIFRTLELVGIDWDQGPTGPDDHARDFSQMHAIPAYLAAIEQLKAKTDRVFACVCSRKQIMAASQDGQYPGTCRTSGHTYQTGETSLRIQTPSTTPILWQDHGLGQISVDLGHVMRDFVIRRKDGIPAYQIASLIDDLNHGVNTWIRGEDLLASSAAQMWLASLLGKKEVTSWTVWHHPLLTAQAGEKLSKSAGSEAISPRLIGQNRGNVYRNFAKWMNWPSEEITGLEDLRELSILQWITPSEKKF; this is encoded by the coding sequence ATGAATAAATCGAAGATCGACATACGCCTCGAAAGCCCTCATGTAAGATTGGCCCCAACGCCCAGCGGATTTCTCCATGAAGGGAATCTGTTCAATTTTCTGCTGAATTGGCTATGGGCACGCGCACATGGGGGGACGGTACGGTTGAGGATTGATGATCTGGATCGCACCCGAGTCCGTCCCAAGTATATCGAAGATATTTTCCGCACGCTGGAATTGGTGGGAATCGATTGGGATCAAGGCCCTACTGGTCCTGACGATCATGCACGGGATTTTTCGCAGATGCACGCTATCCCGGCCTATCTGGCGGCCATTGAGCAATTGAAAGCCAAGACGGATCGGGTATTCGCCTGCGTCTGTTCGCGCAAGCAAATCATGGCAGCATCTCAAGACGGACAATATCCCGGTACGTGCAGGACATCGGGCCATACCTATCAGACAGGTGAGACCTCCCTTCGCATTCAGACTCCATCTACAACGCCTATCCTGTGGCAAGATCACGGATTGGGTCAAATTTCGGTGGATTTAGGCCATGTTATGCGAGATTTTGTCATTCGCAGAAAGGATGGCATTCCCGCCTATCAAATCGCTTCTCTGATCGATGATTTGAACCACGGTGTCAATACTTGGATCAGAGGGGAAGATCTGTTGGCGAGTTCGGCTGCGCAAATGTGGTTGGCAAGCTTGCTGGGAAAAAAGGAAGTGACGAGCTGGACAGTTTGGCATCATCCATTGCTCACGGCACAAGCAGGTGAAAAGCTGTCAAAGTCCGCTGGCTCAGAAGCGATCAGCCCTCGTTTAATTGGGCAAAATCGTGGAAATGTGTACCGGAATTTTGCGAAATGGATGAACTGGCCAAGCGAAGAAATCACAGGTCTGGAGGATCTGCGAGAATTGTCAATTTTGCAATGGATTACCCCTTCTGAAAAAAAGTTTTGA
- a CDS encoding GNAT family N-acetyltransferase: MSHPQFQEEMLTRPLALSDEQGLLDLVQINRERIRRYFPLTVEQISNPASTQRFLLQCQARQQRKEQYIFVIEDPAKKRLAGMLYIKNIEWRVPKCELAYFIDGDYEGMGLTSEAIGGLSQFAFDQLGMEKLYVRVDPANLGSCRVAEKNGFELEGILRKEFRTPDGDLVDIAYFGKIRHAR, from the coding sequence ATGTCACACCCCCAATTTCAGGAGGAAATGCTCACCCGCCCATTGGCACTGTCCGATGAGCAGGGCCTGCTGGATTTGGTTCAAATCAACCGCGAGCGCATCCGGAGGTATTTTCCCCTGACGGTCGAACAGATCTCTAATCCGGCTTCCACACAGCGTTTCCTGCTCCAATGTCAAGCTCGGCAGCAGCGCAAGGAGCAGTATATTTTCGTGATCGAAGATCCTGCCAAGAAGAGATTGGCTGGGATGTTATACATCAAAAACATCGAATGGCGTGTCCCCAAATGCGAACTCGCTTACTTCATCGATGGTGATTATGAAGGAATGGGGCTGACTTCCGAAGCAATAGGTGGATTGTCCCAGTTTGCATTCGATCAATTGGGCATGGAAAAATTGTATGTCCGAGTGGATCCTGCTAATCTAGGGAGCTGTCGTGTAGCCGAAAAAAATGGGTTTGAGTTGGAAGGCATTCTCAGGAAGGAATTCAGAACCCCGGACGGGGATCTCGTGGATATCGCCTACTTCGGAAAAATCCGCCATGCTCGCTGA
- a CDS encoding NAD(P)H-dependent oxidoreductase, which produces MNRVLAFSGSNSSNSINQALVKYSATLVDAEIVEVIDLREFDTPIFGVDLEQEIGSPESIQKLYAKFVEADGFLISLPEHNSMMPTFFKNLLDWLSRVDRKFFQGKPIVLLSTSPGPNGGKWALQHFAGLLPRFGGVLKAQLSLGKFGEIFDRELEKVVDESALKLLKTTVEALSKENEAVSPEIG; this is translated from the coding sequence ATGAATAGAGTATTGGCTTTTTCCGGCAGTAATAGCTCCAACTCCATCAATCAGGCGTTGGTGAAATATTCAGCTACCTTGGTCGATGCCGAGATCGTGGAAGTGATTGATCTCCGAGAATTCGATACACCGATTTTCGGAGTGGATCTCGAGCAGGAAATCGGTAGCCCCGAATCCATCCAAAAACTATATGCCAAATTCGTGGAAGCTGACGGATTCCTCATTTCCCTTCCGGAGCACAACTCCATGATGCCCACCTTCTTCAAGAACCTACTCGATTGGCTGTCCAGAGTCGACCGGAAATTCTTTCAAGGCAAGCCTATCGTTTTGCTCAGCACCAGTCCCGGCCCCAATGGCGGCAAGTGGGCCTTACAGCATTTTGCGGGGTTGCTGCCTCGTTTTGGTGGCGTCCTGAAAGCTCAGCTGTCTCTCGGAAAATTTGGGGAGATCTTCGATCGGGAGCTCGAAAAGGTCGTGGATGAATCCGCACTCAAATTATTGAAAACGACCGTCGAGGCGCTCTCCAAGGAAAACGAAGCCGTTTCGCCTGAAATTGGATGA